In Triticum aestivum cultivar Chinese Spring chromosome 5B, IWGSC CS RefSeq v2.1, whole genome shotgun sequence, the following proteins share a genomic window:
- the LOC123110572 gene encoding putative disease resistance protein At5g47280, whose protein sequence is MEKFLFEELAGDAVRELLRAVQGTFLCRSTAERLRRNVEPLLPLVQQNGRHALRSNAELGELAVQLREALDLARRAAAAPRWNVYRTAQLARRMEAADKGIERWLARHAPAHVLDGVRRLRDEAEARIGRLERRVEEVAAMQAPATIPPAMSLPVALPPPPCKGMAMAVEVPPPTKGMAMAVEVAPPAKGMGMPMDFELPCEEESKGGGLVGSGVKVGKERVKEMVMSSGGGWEVVGICGMGGSGKTTLAMEIYKDQKIQGYFNNRVFFETVSQSANLETIKMKLWEQISSNIVLGAYNQIPEWQLKLGPRDRGPVLVILDDVWSLSQLEELVFKFPGCKTLVVSRLKFPTLVTRTYEMKLLGEEEALSVFCSAAFGQESVPQTADKKLVKQVAAECRGLPLALKVIGASLRDQPPMIWLSAKNRLSRGESISDSHETKLLERMAASVECLSGKVRECFLDLGCFPEDKKIPLDVLINIWMEIHDLDKPDAFAILMELSNKNLLTLVNDAQNKAGDLYSNYHDYSVTQHDVLRDLALHMSGRDSLNKRRRLVMPRREESLPRDWQRNKDLPFEAQIVSIHTGEMKESDWFQMSFPKAEVLILNFASSVYYLPSFIATMQNLKALVLINYGTTSAALDNLSAFTTLSDLRSLWLEKITLPPLPKSTIPLKNLRKISLVLCELNNSLRGSTMDLSMTFPRLSNLTIDHCVDLKELPPSVCEISSLESISLSNCHDLTELPYELGKLHCLSILRVYACPALWKLPPSVCSLKRLKYLDISQCINLTDLPEELGHLTNLEKIDMRECSRLRSLPRSSSSLKSLGHVVCDEETAMLWREAEQVIPDLRVQVAEECYNLDWLVD, encoded by the exons ATGGAGAAGTTCCTGTTCGAGGAGCTGGCCGGTGACGCCGTGCGGGAGCTGCTGCGTGCGGTGCAGGGCACCTTCCTGTGCCGCTCCACCGCCGAGCGCCTGCGCCGGAACGTCGAGCCGCTGCTGCCCCTCGTGCAGCAGAACGGCCGCCACGCGCTCCGGAGCAACGCCGAGCTGGGCGAGCTCGCCGTGCAGCTCAGGGAGGCGCTCGACCtcgcgcgccgcgccgccgccgccccgcgctggAACGTCTACCGCACCGCGCAGCTGGCGCGCAGGATGGAGGCGGCCGACAAGGGCATCGAGCGCTGGCTGGCGCGCCACGCCCCCGCGCACGTGCTCGACGGCGTGCGCCGCCTCCGCGACGAGGCAGAGGCGCGCATCGGCCGCCTCGAGCGCCGCGTGGAGGAGGTCGCCGCGATGCAGGCGCCCGCCACGATCCCGCCCGCCATGTCCCTCCCCGTCGCGCTGCCGCCGCCACCCTGCAAGGGCATGGCGATGGCGGTGGAGGTGCCGCCTCCGACCAAGGGCATGGCGATGGCGGTGGAGGTGGCGCCGCCGGCCAAGGGCATGGGGATGCCGATGGATTTCGAGCTCCCGTGCGAGGAGGAGAGCAAGGGCGGCGGCTTGGTGGGAAGCGGCGTCAAGGTGGGCAAGGAGAGAGTGAAGGAGATGGTGatgagcagcggcggcggctgggaggtcGTCGGCATCTGCGGCATGGGCGGCAGCGGCAAGACCACGCTCGCCATGGAGATCTATAAGGATCAAAAGATCCAAG GTTACTTCAACAACAGGGTCTTCTTTGAGACGGTCTCACAGTCCGCAAATCTGGAGACCATCAAGATGAAGCTGTGGGAGCAGATCAGCAGCAATATTGTGCTTGGTGCATATAACCAGATCCCGGAATGGCAGCTCAAGTTAGGGCCGAGGGACCGAGGACCAGTCCTTGTTATACTTGATGATGTGTGGTCTCTCTCACAGCTCGAGGAGCTGGTCTTCAAGTTCCCTGGCTGCAAGACCCTTGTCGTATCAAGGTTGAAGTTCCCAACGTTAGTCACCCGGACTTATGAAATGAAATTACTCGGCGAAGAGGAGGCTTTGTCTGTCTTCTGCAGTGCTGCCTTCGGTCAGGAGTCTGTTCCTCAGACTGCTGACAAGAAACTGGTTAAGCAGGTTGCTGCCGAGTGCAGAGGGCTTCCTCTAGCTCTCAAGGTTATCGGCGCATCCTTGCGTGATCAGCCTCCTATGATATGGTTGAGCGCGAAGAACCGCTTGTCACGAGGAGAGTCTATATCGGACTCACATGAGACCAAACTCCTGGAGAGAATGGCAGCAAGTGTCGAGTGCTTGTCAGGAAAGGTTAGAGAATGTTTCCTTGACCTGGGTTGCTTCCCAGAGGATAAGAAGATCCCTCTTGATGTGTTGATCAATATTTGGATGGAGATACATGATCTTGACAAGCCAGATGCTTTCGCCATCCTCATGGAGCTATCGAACAAGAACCTGCTTACCCTAGTTAATGATGCACA GAATAAAGCTGGAGATTTATACAGTAACTATCATGACTACTCAGTGACGCAACATGATGTGTTGCGTGATCTGGCACTTCACATGAGCGGTCGTGATTCTCTGAACAAACGGAGGCGGTTAGTGATGCCAAGAAGAGAAGAATCGCTTCCGAGAGATTGGCAGAGGAATAAGGACCTTCCCTTTGAAGCTCAGATTGTTTCTATTCATACAG GTGAGATGAAAGAATCTGACTGGTTCCAGATGAGCTTCCCCAAGGCAGAAGTTCTTATCCTCAACTTCGCCTCAAGTGTGTATTACCTCCCGTCGTTCATTGCAACAATGCAGAACCTGAAGGCCCTGGTGCTGATCAACTATGGTACTACCAGTGCAGCCCTTGACAATTTATCTGCCTTCACCACACTAAGTGACCTGAGGAGTCTTTGGCTGGAAAAGATTACCCTCCCGCCACTGCCGAAAAGCACAATCCCACTGAAGAACCTGCGCAAGATCTCTCTCGTCCTTTGTGAGCTGAACAACAGTCTAAGAGGATCGACCATGGATCTCTCCATGACGTTTCCGCGCTTATCCAACCTCACCATTGACCATTGCGTAGATCTGAAGGAGCTGCCACCTAGTGTATGTGAAATCAGCTCTCTGGAAAGCATCTCCTTGTCAAACTGCCATGACCTCACAGAGCTGCCATATGAGCTGGGCAAGCTGCACTGCCTGAGCATCCTACGGGTGTACGCCTGCCCGGCACTGTGGAAGCTTCCACCGTCGGTATGCAGCCTGAAGAGGCTGAAATACCTGGACATATCGCAGTGCATTAACCTTACGGACCTTCCAGAAGAGCTTGGCCACTTGACAAACCTAGAGAAGATCGACATGCGGGAATGCTCGCGGTTGAGGAGCCTCCCGAGGTCCTCCTCGTCGTTGAAGTCCCTCGGGCACGTCGTGTGCGACGAGGAAACGGCGATGCTGTGGAGGGAAGCCGAGCAGGTCATCCCGGACCTCCGTGTGCAGGTAGCAGAAGAGTGTTACAACCTGGACTGGCTTGTAGACTGA